Proteins encoded in a region of the Methanobacterium petrolearium genome:
- a CDS encoding PLP-dependent aminotransferase family protein, producing the protein MNYPFARRMNQIPRSFVREILKVTEHPDIISFAGGLPNPHSFPVDAIKDATSKVLTEEGENVLQYSTTEGYGPLRELIAGKYSVHGLNVDADDILITNGSQQCLDLVGKVFLDEQDGVVMEKPTYLAAIQAFGLYEPQFYSVPLMDDGVDTAALENLLSSEKVKLFYSVTSFQNPTGITYSADKRKEVAEILKEYDTVLVEDNPYGEIRFMGEDLPPIKSYLPDSVLFGTFSKIVSPGMRMGWIVAPSEIMEKLITVKQASDLHSNYFTQRVVYQYLQDNDVDSHIQKIKELYKSQRDQMVQSIKDYLPDDVEYTKPEGGMFLWVTLPQDMSSLELFEYAIKEKVAFVPGDAFYTDHPQHNTMRLNFSNSTSEQIKEGMMRLGYAIRKMKEKE; encoded by the coding sequence ATGAATTACCCCTTCGCCCGTCGTATGAACCAGATCCCCCGATCTTTTGTTAGGGAAATTTTGAAGGTCACTGAACATCCGGATATAATCTCTTTTGCAGGTGGACTTCCCAATCCCCATTCATTTCCTGTTGATGCCATTAAAGATGCAACATCGAAGGTTTTAACAGAAGAAGGAGAAAATGTTCTCCAGTACAGTACTACTGAGGGTTATGGTCCTCTCAGGGAACTCATAGCAGGAAAATATAGTGTTCATGGCCTAAATGTGGATGCTGATGATATCTTGATTACCAATGGCTCCCAGCAGTGCCTGGACCTGGTGGGTAAGGTTTTCTTGGATGAGCAGGATGGGGTTGTTATGGAAAAACCCACTTATCTGGCGGCAATACAGGCATTTGGTTTATATGAACCACAATTTTATTCTGTACCCCTGATGGATGATGGTGTTGATACTGCAGCCCTGGAAAATTTATTGTCATCTGAAAAAGTAAAGTTATTTTACAGTGTTACCAGTTTCCAGAATCCAACTGGGATAACTTATTCTGCAGATAAAAGAAAGGAAGTTGCAGAAATTCTAAAAGAATATGACACTGTTCTGGTTGAGGATAACCCTTATGGGGAGATAAGGTTCATGGGTGAAGATTTACCTCCCATCAAATCATATCTCCCTGATTCTGTTCTTTTCGGGACTTTTTCCAAGATCGTTTCTCCAGGGATGAGGATGGGCTGGATTGTGGCTCCCTCAGAAATCATGGAAAAACTCATCACTGTCAAACAGGCTTCCGATCTTCACTCCAACTACTTCACCCAGAGGGTGGTTTACCAGTATCTCCAGGATAATGATGTGGATAGTCATATTCAGAAGATAAAAGAGTTGTATAAATCCCAGAGGGACCAGATGGTCCAATCCATTAAAGATTACTTGCCTGATGATGTTGAATACACTAAACCCGAGGGTGGTATGTTTCTGTGGGTGACTCTACCACAAGATATGTCTTCTCTGGAGTTATTTGAATATGCCATCAAAGAAAAGGTGGCATTTGTTCCTGGTGATGCTTTCTACACTGATCATCCCCAGCACAATACCATGAGATTGAACTTCTCCAACAGTACCTCAGAACAGATCAAAGAAGGTATGATGAGACTGGGATATGCCATAAGAAAAATGAAAGAAAAAGAATAA